The Denticeps clupeoides chromosome 16, fDenClu1.1, whole genome shotgun sequence DNA segment atatacatattttagtaACCGCGCTGATCTGAACACTGTTTCCCCCCGTTACTTCCCGTTTTCTTATTTACTTTATTGGACATTTTTGGGCGTTTCCGGCCGCCGTAGTCGCTCCAGAGTTCCACTTCTGGTCCGCGTTCTGTTTATAATGTGAATCATGTGGCCTTCTTCTAAAACCAGGATGGGATTCCTGCTGGGCTTCATCACGCTGCTGTCGCTCTCGGCGGAATATGAAGGTTTTTAAACCGGATGtaattgttgttattaatgGTGGATTAATAATCTGGTGATAATGGTCTGAACGTCTGTCCCAGGTCTCCATGTTAAGGGTCCCTCAGGTCctctccaggtccagctgggGGACTCTGTGCTGCTGCCCTGTTTTGTACGGACCCCCGTAcctctggaggagctggaggtggagtgGAGGAGGAGCGACTCTGAGACCCTGGTGCTCCTGTTCCAGCATGGAGAAGAGCGAGGAGAGGAGCCGGAGTTCAGGAACAGAGCTCACTTCTTCACCGAGGAGATCAGCAGAGGAaacttctctctgttcctcactGACGTTACACCTGCTGATGCTGGAACCTACAGATGTTCAGTTCATACAGACACCGAGTACGGAAACACCACGGCCCTCATCCAGCATGTTGGTGAGGAACATCAGCGTGTGTGTTGGTGACGTTGAGCTCGGGGCTTTTAGCAGCTGTGAAGCGTCTCTTCTGTCTGTTTCAGAGCGTCTGGTGGTGAGTGGAGCTCCTGAGGCTGTTTCTGCTCGTGTTGGTGACGACGTGACTCTCGGCTGCTCTGTGGACTCACATGTCCCACCTgagaagatggagaaggtgGTCTGGAAGAGGCCAGACCAGGACGTCATAGTTCTGCTCTACAAGGGTGGAGAGGTTCTTCATGATTCTTCACATGAGAGATATAGAGGCAGAGCTGAGTTCTTCCCTGCAGAAATccacaaagggaacttctctcTGAGGCTGAAGGAGGTCAGGACTGAAGATGAAGGGGACTTCATGTGTGAAGTTCACACCAGTCTCCTGTCGGCCAGCACCACTGTACTTCTGCAGGATCTGGGTACAGTTGCGTGCTGCTGTGTTGTATGTGGAGATGTTGTGGAGATACTGAGTTGGTATTTTCTTCCTACAGAGATGTTTCACATCAGTGTTCCTGCAGTGCTTCTGTGTCTCCTCGCTTTAGCAGTAACTGTTGGACTGAGTTTTCCAGTTGGGACCAGTTTATGGAAGGAGCCTCCTGTCCCCAGCAGGACTGACAAGGACCAGGAGGAGAATCGTGATGccggtaaggaagcagacatgAGAACGGCCTGGACTTCTTGTCCtgtcagaagaagaagaagtagaGAAGTAACATGGAGCCACCCTCTGCACTTCAGTGATGAATTGACTGCCTGGTAAAATCGCAGTATTTTACATGTGTGTTaaatttccatgtttttttcccctcaggtTTGTGTAGCAGAGAAGTTTTATTTCACTGCTTGCTGGTCTTCTGCCCAAACGTCATCCTGTTCATCGCCTTCCTTCTGTTCGGGGTGACTGAAGGTGGGTTTCCGTAAAATATTCGTATTTAACGTGTATGATTATTTTggtattatgattattatatttttttattgtcggCAGGTTTTTTTGGTGAGGCAATGACCTGCGGCGTTGTTAATGTCGTACGGTTCCTTCTGCTCTTTAATTTGGCCCCGTATCTGGATCACTTTCCACGTGAGtcatgttcactttttactcCCGGCCTTTatctgaattattaataatattttattagtgGAGATTTATTAAAAGTCTTTTTATCAGATAACCTGttcaaaatcatttaaaattctGATTACTGCTAAAACCTGATagatttatataatatttaatgtaataaaattaagCAGCGTGttgtatttatgtaatatttaaaaaatattgttttagttCATTTTGTTTCTCTTTATTCTGCAGAATTCGTACAGAGATACTTGAAGGGCAACAGTGTAGCTATTGAATATCTGGTTGTTTCGATAGTCCTGTATTcacgtaagtgtgtgtgtgtgtgtgtgtgtgttgaggaggGCTGCAGATTACAGATTAAACGATTTtacgttttgtgttttttgtcgtTCAGCGGTGTTTTCCGAAATCTCCAGTTCCAACATTAACACGTATTTTGTGGGTCTCACGTTCGGCATCTACGTGTTCTACTGCTTCTACGACATTTTCTTCGGTACCTGCTTCACCCTCACACGTCCACTAACGTACCGCGGACGCGCGAAACGCTGAGATTTCATCGTCTGACTCTGTCCACGCCCAGATAATCCGACCAAGGGCTTCTGGTTCTTCACGTACCTGGACCTGTTCAGCTGGACCCTTCTGCTGTCGCTCCTGATCGGGTCCAAAAACTTCGACCTGAGTACGTCACCACGGGGAGTATTTACCGTATTCCACCCCTAACCTGATGGTTTTTCCTGCAGCGATGTACACCACCACGTTAGCGGTTACTTGTGCGGTTGACCTGCTTTATTTCCTGCAGGATTTCTCTGAAGATAAGAAGTGTGAGTAGAACAGGAGCTTTTAACTGGTTACCGTTACCCAGTACTTCATTTCCGTTATTCAGGTCTCCATGCGTGTTCCTAACCTGTGAAAATGCTCTGTTGGCAGATATAATATGGACCGGCCTGTTGGTGGGAGGCTATCTGCTCAACGTTGCTTTATTTTTCTACTTCCTCGTCGGGATTCTGGAAAACAACAAAGGTGGGTCCTACTTTTTAAACACTTTTGTATATTTCGTCTTTCTAAAACTTCACTGTGAAAAATGAGCAGAATCGTGTGATCCAGGGTCGACCCAGCCTGTCCATTCTACTCCCGCCTCCATCGGGGTGTCAGGGTCtcctcctccaggttctcctccACATTTTCAGGTGGAGCAGGAGGTGGACATTCGTCCCTGTTTCCCTGACCGAGACCTTTTCTCATTCCAGACGCTGCCGGACTCAAGGCGGGAAACGTTCTCCTCTATGTTCTCACCGCCAACGCAGGCTTTTATCACCGAGAAGAGCTGGCCGGTACTGATGCACCATATTCACTGTGTTCATACACagtaaaatatcattttaatcatttaaattaaatggtcCCATCACGGAGTTTATAATCCCAGTATAACGCTCAGTCGGGGACTTCTTCATGTGTTAAGACCCCCACATTATCTCCAAGACAAGGTCTGTCACCAGGTGGCCAAAAGGCCAGCCAATGCCCTGAGGTGGTAGGACGGGGAGTCTTATTGGGGCGGAGGCCACTGTATTCTCTCTGGACAAAGCGCAAACATCAACAGACCTTTATGGAAGCCAGATGTCAAGTATAAAGGAGGTTCTCTTCACGGCCCTTTTCCCCCAGGGCTCTTACCCGGTCCATCTCTTATCTCCTTTTCTTTTAATCTGGGTAATATTTCCATGTTGCTGCAATGGTAATCTACTTATATTAATAATGCCATGCCTCTGTAaatccaggtaacatcagattagTTATAACatattactaataattaatGATTGTCAGATTTACAAGGTCAACGCAATCTCTCGTGTCCTCCTATCACCTCCTAGTTGGATTCTGACATGTTCTGTATCAGAATACAGAATAATGAGGGTTAATTTTTCCCAGAGATCCCCCGAGTCCGGAATGCTGTGTACTTGTTCGGAGCGGCCGGACTCCCGTGTGTGAGTTCAGTCTCGCTGGCGGCCGAGTTGGTCACCAAGTCAGGTGAGAGGTGACGGTGCTGTAGGGTGCGGAAGCCAGGCGTCGCCCTCGCCACCGTCTCACCGCGCCGCTCGCTGTGGGTTTCAGTgacggggggacgggggacgggggaccTGCGTGTGGTCGTCCTGCTGTCCGAGTCGCTGTTCGCCTGTTgctggctgctgctgcaggtttACTGTTACTGTAAGTACTGATGACCAAGTCTGTGGGTTCGGGAGTGGGACACAAATAAACCAGAAAGTCccgggtgtctccagggggggactgtccctgtaactacagatcagggcgcctggtaaacgctgtaaatataaatacatgtgttaTTTCCCACACATTCTGTATAAATTTCCTTATATCCTAatggaatttacatttaaagtgaGTCTCTTCTGTCATTATTCACGGTTGATTCTGTGACGTgtctaattattatttttatttctgcaggGGTCACTAAGGGAGGAAAGTAAGTGAATAAGAATAATTGTGCTGCACACTGCAGATATTATCTGTCTCCTTGACCGACGTCACCGTTCGTCTCGACAGAATAAAGAGACATTTGCGTGAGTTCTGCGGGATTCCTCAGAGTGGCGGTGAGGAGAAAGACGTCCAGGTATTATTACTCCAGATTTCAAAGAAAGATCATTTCGAGTCGGTCACATCCTCCAATATATAAAATTCAGCCGTATCTCTCGTGACATTTGTACAGAATAAacaaaatatgtcattttgcaTAGAACAAAGTCACAAGCAGTAGGTCTCAATGGGCTCTCTGGACATGAGGAACAACCAGAATGTTCCCgtggaagaaaccttgagaaggAGTAGCTCAGTGAGGGAGTAGATTCCAGAGCAGCCAGAGCAGCAGTGGACATTAACAAGCTGTATCTCCTCTACTCCAGAACCCTCTTGATATTGACCCCGTGTTGGAGGAGGACAAACCTCTGATTGAGCAGGACTTCTACCACGGAGCCATCGTACCGCGCGAGGTGCGCAAGCTGCTGAGATACGACGGCGACTTCCTGGTGGGTCGACACCTCTGGCACCTCTGGCGAGC contains these protein-coding regions:
- the LOC114765574 gene encoding uncharacterized protein LOC114765574 isoform X1, with the protein product MWPSSKTRMGFLLGFITLLSLSAEYEGLHVKGPSGPLQVQLGDSVLLPCFVRTPVPLEELEVEWRRSDSETLVLLFQHGEERGEEPEFRNRAHFFTEEISRGNFSLFLTDVTPADAGTYRCSVHTDTEYGNTTALIQHVERLVVSGAPEAVSARVGDDVTLGCSVDSHVPPEKMEKVVWKRPDQDVIVLLYKGGEVLHDSSHERYRGRAEFFPAEIHKGNFSLRLKEVRTEDEGDFMCEVHTSLLSASTTVLLQDLEMFHISVPAVLLCLLALAVTVGLSFPVGTSLWKEPPVPSRTDKDQEENRDAGLCSREVLFHCLLVFCPNVILFIAFLLFGVTEGFFGEAMTCGVVNVVRFLLLFNLAPYLDHFPQFVQRYLKGNSVAIEYLVVSIVLYSPVFSEISSSNINTYFVGLTFGIYVFYCFYDIFFDNPTKGFWFFTYLDLFSWTLLLSLLIGSKNFDLTMYTTTLAVTCAVDLLYFLQDFSEDKKYIIWTGLLVGGYLLNVALFFYFLVGILENNKDAAGLKAGNVLLYVLTANAGFYHREELAEIPRVRNAVYLFGAAGLPCVSSVSLAAELVTKSVTGGRGTGDLRVVVLLSESLFACCWLLLQVYCYWVTKGGKIKRHLREFCGIPQSGGEEKDVQNPLDIDPVLEEDKPLIEQDFYHGAIVPREVRKLLRYDGDFLLRKEQGRSEYVLSVCWLGECHNVPTDVTTSLYQCAAEIFQVLGIHLTRPIHKDT
- the LOC114765574 gene encoding uncharacterized protein LOC114765574 isoform X2; translated protein: MWPSSKTRMGFLLGFITLLSLSAEYEGLHVKGPSGPLQVQLGDSVLLPCFVRTPVPLEELEVEWRRSDSETLVLLFQHGEERGEEPEFRNRAHFFTEEISRGNFSLFLTDVTPADAGTYRCSVHTDTEYGNTTALIQHVERLVVSGAPEAVSARVGDDVTLGCSVDSHVPPEKMEKVVWKRPDQDVIVLLYKGGEVLHDSSHERYRGRAEFFPAEIHKGNFSLRLKEVRTEDEGDFMCEVHTSLLSASTTVLLQDLAVTVGLSFPVGTSLWKEPPVPSRTDKDQEENRDAGLCSREVLFHCLLVFCPNVILFIAFLLFGVTEGFFGEAMTCGVVNVVRFLLLFNLAPYLDHFPQFVQRYLKGNSVAIEYLVVSIVLYSPVFSEISSSNINTYFVGLTFGIYVFYCFYDIFFDNPTKGFWFFTYLDLFSWTLLLSLLIGSKNFDLTMYTTTLAVTCAVDLLYFLQDFSEDKKYIIWTGLLVGGYLLNVALFFYFLVGILENNKDAAGLKAGNVLLYVLTANAGFYHREELAEIPRVRNAVYLFGAAGLPCVSSVSLAAELVTKSVTGGRGTGDLRVVVLLSESLFACCWLLLQVYCYWVTKGGKIKRHLREFCGIPQSGGEEKDVQNPLDIDPVLEEDKPLIEQDFYHGAIVPREVRKLLRYDGDFLLRKEQGRSEYVLSVCWLGECHNVPTDVTTSLYQCAAEIFQVLGIHLTRPIHKDT